The nucleotide sequence GTCAGGCTGCTTGCGAAGCAGCTCCCGCATCCCTTTCAGGAACTCCTTCCTTTCCCTCCGATTCGGTTTATCCACACGACCTACGATTCCGCCCAGGCCTGCAATACGGAGCTGGCTGACTTGCACCATTTCAGGATCATTGATTACGGTGATGCCTGCCATTCCTTGAAGCTCTGCGAATGAACCCGAGTCAAACAAATCGTGATTGCCAACAACCCCGACCACAATTCCAAACTCGCGTTGAAAAGCCTGCCATACGGAGGAGGAATCGCCGCTACTTCCCCGTTTCCATGGATCGGCATACAAGTCTCCGCATAACAAGACCAGAACGCGTTCCCTTGAAATGGTTGGCTTTTCAATTTCGAGTAACAGTGAAACCATCTCTGGCAACGCTTCGCCAAGCAGTACCTGCTGCCCGTGCCAAGACTCTATCACCCCTTGCAGATCGGAAGTAATGATGATCGCATCATAAGCATCGGGAATATTCGCCATTTCCCCAAAAAAGATTGGCAACTTGTTCAGAACAACCCCTTTGCCATTCGCGCCCGCTGCTAGATAGGGAACCTTTTCGACGGGTTCTTCTCCAATTTTGGTGATCTGGATCACGAACGCAACTGCTCCCTGACTGCCATCAATGCAAAACCGAGCAGATTTTCTCCCCGCCACTTTTCGGGCTGTTCCGCATGCGGATGATCGTGGGCCATCCCGATCCCCCATATTCGGTCATAAGGACTCGCTTCGACAATGATGCGGTCACCTGTGTCCAAGAGGTATGCTTTCAAATCGGCATGCTGGCTGAATTTTAACAGGTTTGCCTGGCGAACGATCGCCGTTTTGTTCGCATTCCACACAGCCTCGTCAAAGGAATGAACCTTTCGTCCCAATTCCTTCGCTTGTTTTGGATGGCTTTTCCTGAGTATTTCATCACGAATGGCAAGATCACCGAACAGTTCAGCCTTTTTCGCCATCATGTAATGCTCAGCGGTCAAGTACGTGATGCCATCCTCTACAAAAGCAGCAGGATACCATTGGCTGAAGCATGATTTGTCGATAGTGCCTGATTCCTTCTGTGTATGTCCCCAAAAGAACAAGTATTTCACTCTGGTCTTTTGCGACTCTTTGATTACGCTTTGGACGTCATGTATGTGCTCCATTGTTGTATCCCCATCTTTCTTTTATAGACAATCCCATGTATACGAAGCCTTTGAAAAATCCAGACGAAGCAGATCCTCCCGGCGAATGAAGAAGTTGCCCACTCCGCTATCTCCCCACGAGACATAATAATCGTAGTTGTCGCCTTCCATATCCAGTTGAAGGAGCAGCTCCCACCCATTCTGATTCACATTTTCTTGGGTAAAGTAGGGATATCCACCGATCCGAGACCCGCTTGCATCGGCGAGGTCCCAATATTTCGAGTAAGCCACTTCATCCTCATTGCTAGGAAGCTGAAAATTCACCGCCTGTGGATCTCGATAAGGGACGTACTGCGACTCTAGTTTTCCTGTCAGCTTGTATGGTCCGCCCAAAACGGGACTGTACAAGTCGGGGTCCTCTGGTTGGAAGGGGTCTATTTCCTGTGTGTCAAAGACCTCTTCAAAATGAAGCACTTGAAAGGATTGGTCGATCAATCCGAACGTATCATCCTCCTTGACAAAAAAACTGGTCAATCCACGAGCGGGATAGCCATCGAGTCGCGGTATTTGCGCCCAGTTGATTTGTGCGAGAAACAAG is from Brevibacillus brevis and encodes:
- a CDS encoding metallophosphoesterase family protein, whose translation is MIQITKIGEEPVEKVPYLAAGANGKGVVLNKLPIFFGEMANIPDAYDAIIITSDLQGVIESWHGQQVLLGEALPEMVSLLLEIEKPTISRERVLVLLCGDLYADPWKRGSSGDSSSVWQAFQREFGIVVGVVGNHDLFDSGSFAELQGMAGITVINDPEMVQVSQLRIAGLGGIVGRVDKPNRRERKEFLKGMRELLRKQPDILLLHQGPDEPSLDLQGLPEIRECLQQHPPVLVCCGHVHWERSWIELAQGTQVLNADGKLFVFTRKSG
- a CDS encoding NADAR family protein, with amino-acid sequence MEHIHDVQSVIKESQKTRVKYLFFWGHTQKESGTIDKSCFSQWYPAAFVEDGITYLTAEHYMMAKKAELFGDLAIRDEILRKSHPKQAKELGRKVHSFDEAVWNANKTAIVRQANLLKFSQHADLKAYLLDTGDRIIVEASPYDRIWGIGMAHDHPHAEQPEKWRGENLLGFALMAVREQLRS
- a CDS encoding YwqG family protein, which encodes MNFLDANNQWTPEFLEHIQKSAKSSIKLTLKKEAATLTDSKVGGKPWLPPQMPYPQDEEGKDYLFLAQINWAQIPRLDGYPARGLTSFFVKEDDTFGLIDQSFQVLHFEEVFDTQEIDPFQPEDPDLYSPVLGGPYKLTGKLESQYVPYRDPQAVNFQLPSNEDEVAYSKYWDLADASGSRIGGYPYFTQENVNQNGWELLLQLDMEGDNYDYYVSWGDSGVGNFFIRREDLLRLDFSKASYTWDCL